The Montipora capricornis isolate CH-2021 chromosome 6, ASM3666992v2, whole genome shotgun sequence genome has a window encoding:
- the LOC138052836 gene encoding coadhesin-like: MLKSALKTFVGKFNVTPETTRMSMIFYADVPKLLFNFTDSRYHSNEAIKAKIDSISDKLILGTRTDLALMEAHDDMFHGVNDRLQRPNVLVVFTDGNTAKESAPYSETVPPLEDRGVNIIAVGIGRRIAKKELENIAGNRGSVIQVADFEALAKNLNVILKEVCVINGGYTPWSTWSDCSATCGDGFKTRSRNCTNPEPEGGGKNCDDIGLPDEQKECDLPACKGSINGGYTRWTTWTQCSKTCGTSVRIRYRSCTNPPPFGNGKNCDRFGGPREVKKCKAKKCVKKPAPCQEGIDLGILIDHSNSIRYRHIKRLYKQFMPAFLKNMKMSKKKTRVAVIKYNKEAILLNKFKGKMSWSYKTAASFFSNYKPKLSKLTRTDLGLKAAHNNLFIRKSGERRNRQNVLLTFTDGRTYPRRFIRSVLREIPILRTKKACHMVAVGYGMPSKINMTQLQEIAGDNVLKVTKPRMIKKMAKSIKNTVCRVDGGYNQWSMWSLCSATCGIGVKIRSRLCNSPPPRKGGKACSRLGKPYETVECDEGECPEPPLPCDHKKLDVCMIVDASVSVRVPNYVRVKTFLTQFVHYFPTNTHFSLITYARNATLRCKFSDQQCQNAESTRDLIADIPDKLAWGTRTDRALIAADKIVFKPENGDRPDAENLVMVLTDGRTNRGSASFNDTIPPLREGKNATVLAFGVGPSIRELDLNEIAGEKKWFYVERFDQMKERIPDILHAACNETSPSPLI, encoded by the exons ATGTTGAAAAGTGCATTGAAGACTTTTGTTGGCAAATTCAACGTCACACCAGAGACTACCCGCATGTCAATGATTTTTTACGCCGACGTACCCAAACTCCTTTTCAATTTTACCGACTCACGGTATCACAGCAACGAGGCCATCAAAGCCAAAATTGATTCTATCAGTGACAAACTTATTCTCGGTACCAGAACCGACTTGGCTCTGATGGAAGCCCACGATGATATGTTTCATGGCGTGAACGATAGGCTGCAGCGACCCAATGTTCTGGTGGTGTTTACAGACGGAAATACTGCAAAGGAATCAGCACCCTACAGTGAGACCGTCCCGCCTCTTGAG GACAGGGGAGTAAACATCATTGCAGTTGGTATTGGAAGGAGGATTGCAAAAAAAGAGTTGGAGAATATTGCTGGCAACCGTGGATCAGTTATACAAGTTGCAGACTTTGAGGCGCTTGCTAAAAACCTCAACGTAATTCTGAAGGAAGTTTGTG TTATCAACGGTGGCTACACCCCGTGGTCGACCTGGTCAGATTGTAGCGCAACATGTGGAGATGGATTCAAAACACGATCTCGAAATTGTACAAATCCAGAGCCGGAAGGAGGAGGAAAAAACTGTGACGACATTGGTCTACCTGACGAACAAAAGGAATGCGACCTGCCAGCTTGCAAAGGCT CAATTAACGGCGGATATACGCGATGGACAACATGGACCCAATGTTCTAAGACTTGTGGCACAAGTGTGAGGATCCGGTACCGGAGCTGTACCAATCCACCTCCATTCGGAAATGGAAAGAACTGCGATCGTTTCGGTGGTCCACGAGAGGTGAAGAAGTGCAAAgcaaaaaaatgtgttaaaa AGCCTGCACCTTGTCAGGAGGGTATCGACCTGGGCATCTTGATCGATCACTCCAACAGCATCAGATACCGTCACATTAAGCGCCTATATAAACAATTCATGCCAGCTTTCCTCAAGAACATGAAGATGTCAAAGAAGAAAACACGTGTTGCTGTCATTAAATACAACAAAGAGGCAATCCTTCTCAACAAATTTAAAGGGAAGATGTCTTGGTCATATAAAACGGCAGCATCTTTCTTCTCAAACTATAAACCAAAGCTAAGCAAGTTAACACGAACGGACTTGGGGCTGAAGGCAGCGCATAACAATTTATTCATAAGGAAAAGCGGCGAAAGGCGAAACAGACAAAACGTCTTGCTGACTTTCACAGATGGTCGAACATATCCTCGTAGATTCATTCGTAGCGTGTTGAGAGAAATACCTATTCTGAGG ACGAAGAAAGCCTGTCACATGGTTGCTGTTGGATACGGCATGCCGAGCAAGATAAACATGACTCAACTTCAAGAGATTGCAGGCGACAATGTGCTCAAAGTCACCAAACCGAGAATGATAAAAAAGATGGCTAAATCAATCAAGAATACCGTTTGCC GTGTTGATGGTGGATACAACCAGTGGAGCATGTGGTCTCTATGCAGCGCTACATGCGGTATTGGTGTGAAGATCCGAAGCAGACTCTGCAACTCGCCGCCTCCTCGCAAGGGAGGAAAGGCCTGTTCAAGACTCGGAAAACCATATGAGACAGTTGAATGTGATGAGGGAGAATGTCCAGAAC CGCCCCTACCATGTGATCACAAGAAGCTGGATGTGTGCATGATTGTGGACGCTTCAGTGAGCGTTAGAGTTCCTAATTATGTTCGCGTCAAGACCTTCCTCACCCAATTCGTCCATTACTTTCCGACCAACACACATTTCAGCCTCATTACCTACGCCAGAAATGCTACTTTGCGATGCAAGTTCTCAGACCAACAGTGCCAGAACGCAGAAAGTACACGCGATCTTATCGCGGACATACCAGACAAACTCGCGTGGGGAACTCGCACGGACAGAGCTCTGATTGCCGCAGACAAGATCGTGTTCAAACCCGAGAATGGTGACAGACCTGACGCCGAAAATTTGGTCATGGTTTTGACAGACGGAAGGACCAATAGGGGTTCAGCGTCATTTAATGATACCATTCCACCATTGAGG GAAGGCAAAAATGCCACCGTGTTGGCCTTTGGTGTTGGACCATCCATTCGCGAGTTGGACCTCAACGAGATTGCCGGAGAGAAGAAGTGGTTCTACGTTGAACGATTCGATCAAATGAAGGAAAGAATTCCAGACATCCTACATGCAGCTTGCAATGAAACTTCTCCTAGTCCACTGATTTAG